A stretch of the Epinephelus fuscoguttatus linkage group LG2, E.fuscoguttatus.final_Chr_v1 genome encodes the following:
- the nptnb gene encoding neuroplastin b isoform X2 → MHPNAVMLAVVLLGNLMLPFISAQNEPKINASDQTILSADTPLKPVTLQCNLTTAHTPHRESFWVKNGQEIANTRTEQRNTVYRIAKPRADDSGEYMCVYTFDMAPNANATIEVKAKPDVTGHKRSENKNEGENAMLYCKSVGYPHPTWTWRKMDGTSYTDIDNSTGRFFITNRDNYTELNILNLDISTDPGIYQCNASNVIGNTAQTTILRVRSHLAPLWPFLGVLAEIIILVVIIVVYEKRKRPDDIIDDDEPVGQMKTNSTNNHKDKNIRQRNTK, encoded by the exons ATGCATCCTAACGCAGTGATGCTGGCGGTGGTCCTTTTGGGGAACTTGATGCTGCCTTTCATCTCGGCTCAAAACG AACCAAAGATCAATGCCTCTGATCAGACCATCCTGTCAGCGGACACTCCTCTCAAACCCGTTACCCTGCAGTGTAACCTCACCACTGCCCACACTCCCCACAGGGAAAGCTTCTGGGTGAAGAATGGACAGGAAATTGCAAACACGCGGACAGAACAGAGGAACACAGTATACAG aATCGCTAAACCACGGGCAGATGACTCCGGGGAATACATGTGTGTTTACACATTTGACATGGCACCGAATGCAAATGCTACTATTGAAGTAAAAG CAAAACCTGATGTCACCGGCCACAAGcgaagtgaaaataaaaacgaGGGGGAAAATGCAATGCTGTACTGCAAGTCTGTTGGCTACCCACATCCCACCTGGACATGGCGTAAAATGGACGGAACATCCTACACG GACATTGACAACTCCACCGGACGCTTCTTCATCACTAACAGAGACAACTACACCGAGCTGAACATACTAAACCTGGATATAAGCACAGATCCTGGAATATACCAATGCAATGCCAGTAACGTGATTGGAAACACTGCTCAGACCACTATACTACGAGTGCGCAGCCACCTTGCACCGCTTTGGCCTTTCCTGGGTGTGCTCGCAGAAATTATAATCCTAGTAGTCATCATCGTTGTGTATGAGAAACGCAAGAGGCCAGACGACATTATTGATG
- the nptnb gene encoding neuroplastin b isoform X1, giving the protein MHPNAVMLAVVLLGNLMLPFISAQNAGFVKSPMSETKLTGDTFELYCDVVGNPTPEIQWWYAEINRADSFKQLWDGARKRRVSINTAYGTNGVSVLGITRLTLEDSGTYECRASNDPKRNDLRQNPAITWIRAQATISVLQKPKINASDQTILSADTPLKPVTLQCNLTTAHTPHRESFWVKNGQEIANTRTEQRNTVYRIAKPRADDSGEYMCVYTFDMAPNANATIEVKAKPDVTGHKRSENKNEGENAMLYCKSVGYPHPTWTWRKMDGTSYTDIDNSTGRFFITNRDNYTELNILNLDISTDPGIYQCNASNVIGNTAQTTILRVRSHLAPLWPFLGVLAEIIILVVIIVVYEKRKRPDDIIDDDEPVGQMKTNSTNNHKDKNIRQRNTK; this is encoded by the exons ATGCATCCTAACGCAGTGATGCTGGCGGTGGTCCTTTTGGGGAACTTGATGCTGCCTTTCATCTCGGCTCAAAACG CTGGGTTTGTGAAGTCGCCAATGTCTGAGACTAAGCTTACGGGGGACACCTTTGAGCTGTACTGCGACGTGGTTGGTAACCCAACACCGGAGATCCAGTGGTGGTATGCTGAGATCAACCGAGCTGACTCCTTCAAGCAGCTGTGGGACGGAGCCCGCAAGCGTCGGGTATCCATCAACACGGCCTACGGCACCAATGGGGTCAGTGTGCTTGGCATCACACGTCTCACACTGGAGGACTCTGGGACCTATGAGTGCCGGGCCAGCAACGACCCCAAGCGCAATGACCTCCGACAAAACCCTGCCATCACCTGGATCCGCGCCCAGGCCACCATTTCGGTGCTACAGA AACCAAAGATCAATGCCTCTGATCAGACCATCCTGTCAGCGGACACTCCTCTCAAACCCGTTACCCTGCAGTGTAACCTCACCACTGCCCACACTCCCCACAGGGAAAGCTTCTGGGTGAAGAATGGACAGGAAATTGCAAACACGCGGACAGAACAGAGGAACACAGTATACAG aATCGCTAAACCACGGGCAGATGACTCCGGGGAATACATGTGTGTTTACACATTTGACATGGCACCGAATGCAAATGCTACTATTGAAGTAAAAG CAAAACCTGATGTCACCGGCCACAAGcgaagtgaaaataaaaacgaGGGGGAAAATGCAATGCTGTACTGCAAGTCTGTTGGCTACCCACATCCCACCTGGACATGGCGTAAAATGGACGGAACATCCTACACG GACATTGACAACTCCACCGGACGCTTCTTCATCACTAACAGAGACAACTACACCGAGCTGAACATACTAAACCTGGATATAAGCACAGATCCTGGAATATACCAATGCAATGCCAGTAACGTGATTGGAAACACTGCTCAGACCACTATACTACGAGTGCGCAGCCACCTTGCACCGCTTTGGCCTTTCCTGGGTGTGCTCGCAGAAATTATAATCCTAGTAGTCATCATCGTTGTGTATGAGAAACGCAAGAGGCCAGACGACATTATTGATG
- the LOC125902615 gene encoding UDP-glucuronosyltransferase 2A1-like yields MHSTWIGITLFLLCPTVIYGGKVLVFPVDGSHWVNMKIIIEELHSRGHHVSVVRSSDSWYIKETSPSYTSITLDAESGFDEEFLTAFVTQLLEIQRGGKSAWTRFKLEMEMAQKSAEMHVKTSEMLELLFENKDLMQSLRDAKYDLVLTDPVTPIGVVFARYLRLPLVYNVRWTSQGEGHFSIAPSPLSYIPIVGTELPDKMSFLQRVLNVIAFGFGEYQIAQYVLPYYAGIIDKYLGPDTDFLTLFATADIWLMRVDFVFEFPRPTMPNVVYMGGFQCKPAKPLPEHFEEFVQSSGEHGVIIMSLGTLIGELPRDLADEIAAAFAKLPQKVIWRHKGDKPATLGNNTLLVDWMPQNDLLGHPKTKLFVAHGGTNGVQEAIYHGVPILGLPLIFDQHDNLLRIEVRGAGKLIDIFSMNEDIFFQGVQEVLNEPSYRMNMERLSRLHRDLPMKPLDTAIFWIEFVMRHKGAAHLRTESYRMPWYSYHSVDVMLFLAGVVLIILGTFAALIRCLCSLCLRRKGKRN; encoded by the coding sequence ATGCATTCCACCTGGATCGGGATCACTCTCTTCTTGCTCTGTCCAACTGTGATTTATGGTGGGAAGGTTCTCGTTTTTCCAGTGGATGGGAGCCACTGGGTGAACATGAAAATCATTATTGAGGAACTACACTCAAGGGGCCACCACGTTTCTGTTGTGCGATCATCAGACAGCTGGTACATCAAGGAAACCTCCCCGTCCTATACTTCCATTACACTCGATGCAGAATCTGGATTTGATGAAGAatttttaactgcatttgtGACCCAGTTGCTGGAAATCCAGAGGGGAGGGAAGTCTGCCTGGACGCGTTTCAAACTGGAGATGGAAATGGCACAAAAGTCTGCTGAGATGCATGTGAAAACAAGCGAAATGCTTGAGCTGCTTTTTGAGAATAAAGATCTGATGCAGTCTCTACGGGATGCCAAATATGATCTTGTCCTTACAGATCCTGTTACACCAATAGGTGTTGTATTTGCCCGCTACCTAAGATTGCCTCTTGTTTACAATGTGAGATGGACTAGTCAAGGTGAAGGTCATTTTTCAATCGCACCCTCTCCTCTGTCTTACATCCCTATTGTAGGGACTGAGCTCCCAGATAAAATGAGCTTTCTTCAGAGAGTTCTCAACGTAATTGCTTTTGGCTTTGGAGAGTATCAGATAGCACAGTATGTTTTACCATATTATGCTGGCATAATTGATAAATATTTAGGTCCAGACACAGACTTTTTAACCCTCTTTGCAACAGCAGACATCTGGCTGATGAGAGTGGACTTTGTGTTTGAGTTCCCTCGTCCCACCATGCCTAATGTCGTCTATATGGGAGGGTTCCAGTGTAAACCTGCAAAACCTCTTCCTGAACACTTTGAGGAGTTTGTGCAGAGTTCTGGAGAGCATGGAGTCATCATCATGTCTCTGGGGACACTAATTGGAGAGCTTCCCCGTGACCTAGCTGATGAGATCGCTGCAGCTTTTGCTAAATTACCTCAGAAAGTCATCTGGAGACATAAAGGAGACAAACCAGCCACTCTGGGCAACAACACTTTACTAGTCGACTGGATGCCACAGAACGATCTCCTAGGACATCCCAAGACAAAACTATTCGTGGCTCATGGAGGAACAAACGGTGTTCAAGAAGCAATCTACCACGGAGTTCCTATCTTGGGACTTCCTTTGATTTTTGATCAGCATGATAATCTATTAAGAATTGaagtgagaggagcagggaAGTTAATTGATATTTTTAGTATGAATGAAGACATATTCTTTCAGGGTGTTCAGGAAGTCCTGAATGAGCCCTCCTACAGGATGAACATGGAGAGACTCTCCAGGCTGCACAGAGATCTGCCAATGAAGCCGCTAGATACCGCCATCTTCTGGATAGAGTTTGTCATGAGACACAAAGGTGCAGCTCACCTGAGAACTGAGTCCTACAGAATGCCCTGGTATTCCTACCACTCTGTTGATGTGATGCTGTTCTTAGCTGGAGTTGTACTGATTATTCTGGGCACCTTTGCTGCCTTAATAAGGTGTTTATGCTCCCTGTGTCTGAGAAGAAAAGGTAAAcgtaactaa